CAGCTTCTCTGCCCGGTAATGCCCGTTGGTCGTGACTTGCAGGATGTACGACCGATCCTCGTCGCTCGTGAAGTTGATCACGATGGGCTGCGTCGGGCTGATGGGGGCGAGTGTCTGCGGGACGGGCCCCGGTGTCAGGTCCGCGTTCAGGACCGCATAGGTGATGTTCGTTGCTTGGTTCGGAACACCGGGAACAGGGACGCCGTTCGCATCGACCTCTGCGTCAACCTCGATCCTCACGCTGACGTCCTCACCCTGCTGGGCATGGAAGGCCCAGTTGGCCTTGGGTCCCTCGAGATAGTGGAGTGGCCCGGCCCACCCGAGCTCGACCGACCGTTCCACCGCCCCCACCTTGTAGTGCTGGGCGCCGAGAGAAATCGGCAGCGACGTGAACGTGAGGTTGTAGATCACGCCGCCGATCAGCGTCACGAGCATCCCTTCAGTCGTCTCCCCCTGAAGCGTCGGGTACGGGATGCTGACGCTGCCGACCACGTTGCCGGCGGCATCGGTGACCGTCGCTTGCAGGTCGCCGCTTTCGCCGGCGCTGACCGCGACGGCCGAGATCAGCAGCGTGACTGCCTGCGGCCCGGCCCCGCGAGCCATAACGTACCAGTTGTGAACGAGTGGCAGGTTCTGCGGTCCGGGGAAGATGCCGAGGAGGCAAGTCCGGTACTCCGCGCCTGGATGAATCAGGGGAACAGGCCTACTGAAGATTACGCCCGACGATGCTTCGGCCGCCGCCGGCGAGGAGGCGAGCAGCAAGGCGCTCAGGGAGAGTGCGCGGGACAACCTCAAACGCAGCGTGCCCATAAAGCCTCCCTCAGGTCGAAGCGTGGCCCTGCCTCCTCAGGCGCTGCCCGCGAGCGCCGCTCACTTGAACGCGGGCATCACCTGATGGGTCAGGAGGTGCAGGCTCCGCTTCACCTGTTCGGCGGGAATGAGCCCGCCGGGGTTCAGTTCGGCCACAATACCATTCAGGCCCAGCTCGTCTTGCAATTGGGTCAGGCGATCGATCAGCCGGTCTACCGTGCCGAACGCAACTCTGGCGTGCAGGATCTGCGCGTACGATAGGTTGGCCAGGCGCTCGGCCCGGGCCTGGTGTCGCTCGGCGGATCCGGTGCCGGCGCGCCTCGACGCCGCCCGGGTGATCTCGGCCTGACGACTGAAATAGTAGGTGATGCTCTCGCCGGGCTCCTCCACGGCCTCCCTCTCCGTCGGCGCAGCGTAGACAGGGATGCGCAGACATATATTGGGCTCGCTGGAGTGACCCGCTTCGCGCCAGGCCTCGCGGTACGCTTGGAGATGTCCCCGCAGCTCGGGGATGTCCATGCCGCGCAGCCCGACGAAGATAGGCAGTCCCATCTGGCCGACCCGGGGAAAGGTCTCCTCGGTGGTGGCGGCCATCCGGATAGGCGGATGGGGGAGCTGATAGGGACGGGGTGCGACGGTAGCGTTCTCAAACCGATAGTACTCGCCCTGGTAGCTGAACGGCTCCCCTGTCCAGGCCTTCAGGATGATCTCGAGCGCTTCGTGAAAGCGCGCCTGGCTTTCTGCGTAGGGAATCCCGTACACGTCATAGACACGCGGGAATCCGCTGCGACCGATCCCGAAATCGAAGCGACCCTTGCTGATATGATCCACGGTCGCCGCCTCTTCGGCGATGCGCAACGGGTTGTTCAAGGGAAGGACCTGAACAGCCATCCCCACCCGCAGGCGTCTGGTACGCGTGGCAATGGAACTGGCCACGACGATCGGGGCGGAGAGCACCGAACGGGCCGGATTGAAGTGCATCTCCCCCAGCCACACGCCGTCCAGTCCCCAGGCCTCAGCCGCGTCCACCAGCTCGAAGCCTTCGTGGAACGCCGCGACCTGACTGCTCCCGCGACGCGTTTCAAACTCCATGAAGATCCCGAAGTCCATTGCTATTGGCCCTTGAGCCGGATGTCCTCGTACGCCGGGTAGGGGAACAAGTGGATCGAGTCCAGCGCGGGCTCGGCCAGCCGCGGCCCGACTCCCCTCAGGGTGCGGTAGTCCATGATCGGCGCGAACATCACGCGGTCGATCGTGAGCTGCTGGATGCGGTGGAGCAAGGCTTCGCGCTTGCCGGGATCCCGCTCGCGGGCCTGCTGCTGGAACAGGTCGTCGATGTCGGGATACCCCCCGTAGGCGTAGCTTCCCTTGGAGTACATGAACGCCTCGACACGGCTCGCCGCGTTGCCCGAGTTCCCCGCGGCGACGAGGAACAGCCCACGCAGCTTCTTCTCCCGCCAGGCGGCGTAGAAGGCCGCGCGCTCGACCGTGCGCATCCTCACCCGGATCCCGACCGCGTTCAGGTAGTTCACCGCAGCCTCCGCCACCGCGAAGAACGGCGGGATCGGCACGAACTCCCCGGCGTCCAACCCCTGTGGATAGCCGGCCTCGGCCAGCAGCTGCTTGGCCTTCTGCGGGTCGTAGGGGTGCGGGGCGGCCTGCAGGGCGAAGTCCATGACGCGGGGCACGATGACCCCGGCCGGCGGGCAGTAGCCCAGGCAGGCGGCCTCGCTGATCGCCTTGCGGTCCAGCGCGTAATTGACCGCGAGCCTCATGCGCTTGTCGTGCCACGGGGACTTGGGGTCCCACTGGTCGGCGAACTCGATCCAGTACATGGACGCATGCTTCGAGGGGGCGAGCATGAGGCGCGGGTCCCGTCGCACGCTCTCCGCGTACTCGCCATCCAGGGCAGCGGCGATGTCGGCCTCCCCGTTCTTCAGCATCGCCACTCGCGTGG
This genomic interval from Candidatus Rokuibacteriota bacterium contains the following:
- a CDS encoding LLM class flavin-dependent oxidoreductase, which encodes MDFGIFMEFETRRGSSQVAAFHEGFELVDAAEAWGLDGVWLGEMHFNPARSVLSAPIVVASSIATRTRRLRVGMAVQVLPLNNPLRIAEEAATVDHISKGRFDFGIGRSGFPRVYDVYGIPYAESQARFHEALEIILKAWTGEPFSYQGEYYRFENATVAPRPYQLPHPPIRMAATTEETFPRVGQMGLPIFVGLRGMDIPELRGHLQAYREAWREAGHSSEPNICLRIPVYAAPTEREAVEEPGESITYYFSRQAEITRAASRRAGTGSAERHQARAERLANLSYAQILHARVAFGTVDRLIDRLTQLQDELGLNGIVAELNPGGLIPAEQVKRSLHLLTHQVMPAFK
- a CDS encoding ABC transporter substrate-binding protein; the protein is MGAYRESRTVPSHRRIVSLLLTAAALILGVAQGVAGQPTPVGEVVYAWHVTIAPAWFDPSTAPPQITPFGMLYALHDAPVRPLPGQKVGNSLAESWTESADGRVYDFKLRRGLKFHNGDPVTAEDVKFSFERYKGSGAKLLQERVRQVEIVDPLTVRFHLKEPWPDFMTFYGTTATASGIVVPKKYLTQVGDDGFKKHPIGAGPYRFVSHKPGVEVVLEAYTGYWRKVPHVKRLVMKSVPETATRVAMLKNGEADIAAALDGEYAESVRRDPRLMLAPSKHASMYWIEFADQWDPKSPWHDKRMRLAVNYALDRKAISEAACLGYCPPAGVIVPRVMDFALQAAPHPYDPQKAKQLLAEAGYPQGLDAGEFVPIPPFFAVAEAAVNYLNAVGIRVRMRTVERAAFYAAWREKKLRGLFLVAAGNSGNAASRVEAFMYSKGSYAYGGYPDIDDLFQQQARERDPGKREALLHRIQQLTIDRVMFAPIMDYRTLRGVGPRLAEPALDSIHLFPYPAYEDIRLKGQ